The Pseudomonas extremaustralis genome contains a region encoding:
- a CDS encoding biotin/lipoyl-binding protein produces MNLPPLREDLQLSSAGAALDGSPRWTLADPVRGRYFKLGTTAIRLLRHWSLGDPQHVLQAANREPGLPLGASEVDELLSFLRAHDLIAALDPQQRASYAYKAAARKQSLWQILLHQYLFFRIPLWRPDAFLNRAWPWLARFGPGLLRYGLPLTLGLGVFLVARDWQRFLATFPHLFSLGGALAFGAALFFAKLCHEFGHAFMAKRAGCRVQSMGVAFMVLLPMFYTDVSDAWRVNDRRARLLIGAGGVMAELLLACVALLAWSLLPDGAARTAAFMLASATWLTTLAINLNPFMRFDGYFLISDLWGVDNLQGRAFALCRWRLREWLFGYGEPAPEPWAPNMQRRLLWWGYLAWLWRAALFLGIALAVYHLFFKLLGIFLMLVELVWFICLPIFKEWREWWSRRSQAHAPRVLLSGLGLLLIVLALVVPWRSAVELPSMLEAGRASALHAPVAARVKQLRVVDGQVVTQGQVLIELESPDLDARQSIVRREVEILQLQMRRQAGRSETAADAGINDQRLSQALAEYRGLAAQRERLLLRAPHAGTVRDVLPQLSVGRWLSPKDPLAQVVEEGARLRGYLEEAELWRVAPGATGRFIADDPMRAAIPVVLTDIDANGVAYLDQEALTSDHHGPIAVRRDENQRPAPVQAQYGVRLRSAQPIATPHQPLRGVVVLQGRSESVLGVAWRRAAALGVRESGF; encoded by the coding sequence ATGAACCTGCCCCCACTGCGTGAAGACTTGCAACTGTCCAGCGCCGGCGCGGCCCTGGACGGTTCGCCGCGCTGGACCCTGGCCGACCCGGTGCGCGGGCGTTACTTCAAGCTCGGCACCACCGCCATTCGGCTGCTGCGCCATTGGTCCCTGGGCGACCCGCAACACGTCCTGCAAGCCGCCAACCGTGAGCCGGGCCTGCCCCTGGGCGCCAGCGAAGTGGATGAGCTGCTGAGTTTCCTGCGCGCCCATGACCTGATCGCCGCGCTGGACCCGCAGCAACGAGCCAGTTACGCCTACAAGGCCGCCGCCCGTAAGCAAAGCCTGTGGCAAATCCTGCTGCATCAATATTTGTTCTTTCGCATCCCGCTGTGGCGCCCGGATGCATTCCTCAACCGCGCCTGGCCGTGGCTGGCGCGCTTCGGGCCGGGGCTGTTGCGCTACGGTTTGCCGCTGACCCTGGGCCTGGGCGTGTTTCTGGTGGCGCGGGACTGGCAGCGCTTTCTCGCGACGTTTCCGCATCTGTTCAGCCTCGGCGGGGCCCTGGCGTTTGGCGCGGCGTTGTTCTTTGCCAAGTTGTGCCATGAGTTCGGCCACGCCTTCATGGCCAAGCGTGCCGGGTGTCGCGTGCAAAGCATGGGCGTGGCGTTCATGGTGTTGCTGCCGATGTTCTACACCGATGTGAGTGATGCCTGGCGGGTCAATGATCGGCGCGCGCGGTTGCTGATCGGCGCCGGTGGGGTGATGGCCGAATTGTTGCTGGCCTGCGTGGCCTTGCTGGCCTGGTCGCTGCTGCCGGACGGCGCGGCGCGCACGGCGGCGTTCATGCTGGCCAGTGCGACATGGCTGACCACCCTGGCGATCAACCTCAACCCCTTCATGCGCTTCGATGGTTACTTTTTGATCAGTGACCTGTGGGGCGTCGACAACCTGCAAGGCCGCGCCTTCGCCCTTTGCCGTTGGCGCCTGCGCGAGTGGTTGTTCGGCTATGGCGAACCGGCGCCGGAACCCTGGGCGCCGAATATGCAACGGCGCCTGCTGTGGTGGGGCTACCTGGCCTGGTTGTGGCGGGCGGCGCTGTTCCTGGGGATCGCCCTGGCGGTGTATCACCTGTTCTTCAAGCTGCTCGGGATCTTTCTGATGCTGGTGGAACTGGTGTGGTTCATCTGCCTGCCGATCTTCAAGGAGTGGCGCGAATGGTGGAGTCGCCGCAGCCAGGCCCATGCGCCGCGGGTACTGCTCAGCGGCCTGGGCCTGCTGTTGATCGTGCTGGCCCTGGTGGTGCCGTGGCGCAGTGCCGTGGAGTTGCCGAGCATGCTCGAGGCCGGGCGCGCCAGTGCCTTGCACGCGCCGGTGGCGGCGCGGGTGAAACAGTTGCGGGTGGTGGATGGGCAAGTCGTGACCCAGGGCCAGGTGCTGATCGAATTGGAATCGCCGGACCTGGACGCGCGGCAAAGCATCGTGCGCCGCGAAGTGGAGATCCTGCAGTTGCAGATGCGTCGCCAGGCTGGGCGCAGTGAAACCGCGGCCGACGCCGGGATCAACGATCAGCGCTTGTCCCAGGCCCTGGCCGAATATCGCGGGCTCGCCGCCCAGCGTGAACGCCTGTTATTGCGCGCCCCCCATGCCGGCACCGTGCGCGACGTGTTGCCGCAGTTGAGCGTGGGCCGTTGGCTGTCGCCTAAAGACCCGCTGGCGCAAGTGGTCGAAGAGGGTGCGCGCCTGCGCGGTTATCTGGAGGAAGCCGAGCTGTGGCGGGTGGCGCCGGGGGCGACCGGGCGGTTTATCGCCGATGACCCGATGCGCGCTGCCATTCCGGTGGTGTTGACCGATATCGATGCCAATGGCGTGGCCTATCTGGATCAGGAAGCCCTGACCTCTGACCACCACGGGCCGATTGCCGTGCGCCGCGACGAAAACCAGCGCCCGGCGCCGGTGCAGGCGCAGTACGGCGTGCGGCTACGCAGTGCGCAACCGATCGCCACCCCCCATCAACCGTTGCGCGGCGTGGTGGTGTTGCAAGGGCGCAGCGAGTCGGTGCTGGGCGTGGCCTGGCGCCGAGCCGCGGCCTTGGGCGTGCGGGAAAGCGGATTCTGA
- a CDS encoding efflux RND transporter periplasmic adaptor subunit has product MNAPMTGNVERVFAQFLELERQTRAAHSTEQLAYSLVNDGQPLFGYRHAALLIAGKVRAVTAVSSIDPNAPFVAFVEQAVAQLHKLGLGQTAREVPAAQLSAQLQADWQSLSAGHVFWLPLIDPQGRVFGGVWLARDIAWNPAEQVLLAQLGDTYSHAWRALQPRQPWRLRLTRKRQVLVVVALLLMLLIPVRQSVLAPAEVVPLAGQVVAAPLDGVIAEFLVKPNQTVKTGDLLLRFESTTLTAQADVAARALGVAEAELKANSQRAFADAESSSRIDLLAARVEQKRAERDYARELLKRSEVRAERDGIAVFADAERWTGKPVQTGERLLQIADPGQAELRIELAVGDAIALAPDAQVALFLDSDPLQRHLATLQRAAYEAQPTPGGQLAYRLDARFDEAPPRIGLRGTAKLFGERAPLALYLLRRPLAGLRQSVGL; this is encoded by the coding sequence ATGAACGCGCCGATGACGGGCAATGTCGAGCGGGTATTCGCGCAGTTTCTCGAGTTGGAGCGCCAGACCCGCGCGGCCCACAGCACTGAGCAATTGGCCTACAGCCTGGTCAACGATGGGCAACCGCTGTTCGGCTACCGTCATGCGGCACTGTTGATCGCCGGCAAGGTGCGGGCGGTGACGGCGGTGAGCAGCATCGACCCGAATGCGCCGTTCGTGGCCTTCGTCGAGCAGGCCGTGGCGCAATTGCACAAACTCGGGCTGGGCCAGACCGCCCGGGAAGTGCCGGCCGCGCAATTGAGTGCGCAACTGCAGGCCGACTGGCAGAGCCTGTCCGCCGGCCATGTGTTCTGGTTGCCCTTGATCGACCCGCAAGGCCGCGTGTTCGGTGGTGTGTGGCTGGCGCGGGATATCGCCTGGAACCCGGCCGAGCAAGTGCTGCTGGCGCAGTTGGGCGATACCTACAGCCACGCCTGGCGCGCCCTGCAACCGCGCCAGCCATGGCGGCTGCGCCTGACCCGCAAGCGCCAGGTGCTGGTGGTGGTCGCGTTACTGCTGATGCTGCTGATTCCGGTGCGCCAATCGGTACTGGCGCCCGCTGAAGTGGTGCCGTTGGCCGGTCAGGTGGTGGCGGCGCCGTTGGACGGGGTGATCGCCGAGTTCCTGGTCAAGCCCAACCAGACGGTGAAAACCGGCGACTTGCTGCTGCGCTTCGAAAGCACCACCCTCACGGCCCAGGCCGATGTGGCGGCGCGCGCCTTGGGTGTGGCCGAAGCGGAACTCAAGGCCAATTCCCAACGTGCCTTTGCCGATGCCGAGTCGAGTTCGCGTATTGACCTGCTCGCGGCTCGGGTCGAGCAAAAACGCGCCGAGCGCGACTACGCCCGCGAACTGCTCAAGCGCAGCGAAGTGCGCGCCGAGCGTGATGGTATCGCGGTGTTTGCCGACGCCGAGCGTTGGACCGGCAAACCGGTGCAGACCGGCGAACGTCTGCTGCAGATCGCCGACCCCGGCCAAGCGGAGTTGCGCATCGAACTGGCGGTGGGCGATGCCATCGCCTTGGCGCCCGACGCCCAGGTCGCGCTGTTCCTCGACAGCGACCCGTTGCAGCGCCACCTCGCCACCTTGCAACGCGCCGCCTACGAGGCGCAGCCCACGCCCGGCGGGCAACTCGCCTATCGCCTCGATGCACGCTTCGACGAGGCACCGCCACGCATCGGCCTGCGCGGCACGGCGAAGCTCTTCGGTGAGCGCGCGCCCCTGGCCCTGTACCTGTTGCGTCGGCCATTGGCTGGCTTGCGCCAGAGCGTTGGCCTCTGA
- a CDS encoding efflux RND transporter periplasmic adaptor subunit, whose product MKLLYRSVLGFSCLVSLAQMAMADDPLLDPAPAVAVSADSEARGVLRARDQAMLASELSGRIVELPFSEGESFKKGDTLARFDCSAYQAQLNAASAASRGASEELAHNKQLAALNSVGRFEVARAEAKLTETQAQSQVYQVQVKRCSVLAPYDGQVVQRKVQRYESVSAGAPLLEIVDNRSLEIHLLVPSRWMGKLKPGQTFSFTPDETGKAFSATVKRLGARIDEGSQTLLLVATLPNASGLMAGMSGTAHFAQLQ is encoded by the coding sequence ATGAAGTTGTTATATAGATCGGTGCTGGGATTTTCCTGCTTGGTGAGTCTGGCGCAGATGGCCATGGCGGACGATCCGCTGTTGGACCCTGCGCCCGCAGTGGCCGTTAGCGCTGACAGTGAAGCCCGTGGTGTATTGCGTGCCCGTGACCAGGCGATGCTCGCCAGTGAATTGTCGGGGCGGATTGTCGAGCTGCCGTTCAGCGAGGGCGAGTCGTTCAAGAAAGGCGACACCCTGGCGCGTTTCGATTGCTCGGCCTACCAGGCCCAGCTCAATGCCGCCTCGGCCGCCAGCCGTGGCGCCAGCGAAGAACTGGCGCACAACAAACAACTGGCGGCGCTCAATTCGGTCGGCCGGTTTGAAGTGGCTCGCGCCGAAGCCAAACTCACCGAAACCCAGGCCCAGTCCCAGGTCTATCAGGTGCAGGTCAAGCGCTGCAGCGTGCTGGCGCCGTATGACGGCCAAGTGGTGCAGCGCAAAGTCCAGCGCTATGAAAGCGTCTCGGCCGGCGCGCCGCTGCTGGAAATCGTCGACAACCGCAGCCTGGAGATCCACCTGCTGGTGCCGTCGCGCTGGATGGGCAAGCTCAAGCCCGGACAGACGTTCAGTTTCACCCCCGATGAAACTGGCAAGGCGTTCAGCGCCACCGTCAAACGCCTTGGCGCCCGCATCGACGAAGGCAGCCAGACCTTGTTGTTGGTCGCGACCTTGCCCAATGCCAGTGGGTTGATGGCCGGCATGAGCGGCACCGCTCACTTTGCCCAACTGCAATGA
- a CDS encoding DUF3142 domain-containing protein codes for MKTLWLGLLLLASPAFGAVDARDYDAFWLWSGVAPQPVLKQAKTLYILQGQINATRRAPQRGVQLIAQGISVPRLTEGDVWIVYRAHTLHWPEQVYTQLLGQVQRWRDAGNPVVGIQIDFDARTQYLHEYATFLRDLRQRLPADLRLSITGLMDWSSNADPTAIAQLKGVVDEVVVQTYQGRHSIPDYAAYLPRMNRLGVPFKIGLIQGGEWQAPGYLQESEWFRGYVVFLRNP; via the coding sequence GTGAAGACGCTGTGGCTCGGCTTGCTGTTGCTGGCAAGCCCGGCTTTCGGTGCGGTCGACGCCCGCGACTATGACGCTTTCTGGCTGTGGAGCGGCGTCGCTCCGCAACCGGTACTCAAGCAGGCGAAAACCCTCTACATCCTCCAGGGCCAGATCAACGCCACACGCCGCGCACCTCAGCGCGGCGTGCAATTGATCGCCCAGGGCATCAGCGTGCCGCGTCTCACTGAAGGCGATGTCTGGATCGTCTACCGCGCCCACACCCTGCACTGGCCGGAACAGGTCTACACCCAACTACTCGGCCAGGTACAACGCTGGCGCGACGCCGGCAACCCGGTGGTCGGCATCCAGATCGACTTCGACGCCCGCACTCAATACCTGCACGAATACGCCACCTTCCTGCGTGACCTGCGCCAGCGCCTGCCCGCCGACCTGCGCCTGAGCATCACCGGCCTGATGGACTGGAGCAGCAACGCCGACCCCACCGCCATCGCCCAACTCAAGGGCGTGGTGGATGAGGTGGTGGTGCAGACATATCAGGGGCGCCACAGCATCCCGGACTACGCCGCGTATTTGCCGCGGATGAACCGGTTGGGGGTGCCGTTCAAGATTGGGTTGATTCAGGGCGGGGAGTGGCAGGCGCCGGGGTATTTGCAGGAGAGTGAGTGGTTTCGGGGGTATGTGGTGTTTTTGCGCAATCCCTGA
- a CDS encoding serine/threonine protein phosphatase, whose product MILELSLSQKGTDRTENRDVIGSAQRTGAYLYVIADGTSKPASGDLARALTHHLLKSFSRAELTVTSCPDKASKLLLDSLSEVHSKLCPDFPFASTSYLALLVIGQTTISIHAGDCCLGYLGKDRNMIWLSSPHCGPNWKGDLSHSFIADSPARKILLNCMSHRRPHEPTVEFMQTVADRTWILATDGFWAELSMADQLKAIAEQTLDDCSTEDDATVMLLRS is encoded by the coding sequence TTGATCCTAGAGTTGAGCCTCAGCCAGAAAGGAACTGATAGAACAGAAAACCGCGACGTCATCGGTTCGGCTCAACGCACGGGAGCGTACCTCTACGTGATCGCTGATGGAACCTCCAAGCCAGCCAGTGGCGACTTGGCGCGCGCCTTGACTCATCATCTGCTGAAGTCGTTTTCCCGCGCAGAGTTGACGGTTACATCGTGCCCCGATAAAGCATCGAAGCTGTTACTCGACTCACTCAGCGAAGTGCATTCAAAGCTTTGCCCAGACTTTCCATTTGCCTCCACCAGCTACCTTGCGCTGCTGGTGATCGGTCAGACGACAATATCCATTCACGCAGGTGACTGTTGCCTTGGATATCTGGGAAAAGATCGGAACATGATCTGGCTAAGTTCACCCCACTGCGGCCCCAACTGGAAAGGTGACCTGAGCCATTCATTCATCGCCGACAGCCCTGCCCGCAAGATACTGCTCAACTGCATGAGTCACCGCAGACCTCATGAACCAACGGTTGAGTTCATGCAGACCGTTGCGGACAGGACATGGATTTTGGCAACAGATGGGTTTTGGGCCGAACTTTCAATGGCAGACCAGCTTAAGGCCATCGCAGAGCAAACTCTCGACGATTGCTCAACAGAAGACGACGCCACCGTCATGCTATTGCGCTCTTAG